In Malania oleifera isolate guangnan ecotype guangnan chromosome 8, ASM2987363v1, whole genome shotgun sequence, a single window of DNA contains:
- the LOC131162748 gene encoding uncharacterized mitochondrial protein AtMg01250-like, whose translation MECVTTASYSIVLNKRFKGFFLGRKGLRQGDPLSPLLFVLCVEYLSRLIRSIQNKNDFKFHPKCESLGITHLAFVDDLMMFSRGDLASINYLLNCLNEFSCCSGLTVNLNKSNLYLAGMKGSDLDEVLRFSSMKLGDFPFRYLGIPLLSTRLNSVHYRPLIDNISNLLRCWPSHTLSYAGRLKIINSVVQGMECFWLAIFRFL comes from the coding sequence ATGGAGTGTGTGACAACTGCTTCGTACTCTATTGTGTTGAATAAGAGGTTCAAGGGCTTCTTCCTTGGGAGGAAAGGCTTGAGACAAGGGGATCCCCTGTCTCCCCTACTGTTTGTGCTGTGCGTTGAATACCTATCGAGGCTTATTCGCTCCATACAGAATAAGAATGACTTTAAATTCCACCCGAAATGTGAAAGTTTGGGGATAACTCATCTGGCCTTCGTAGATGATTTAATGATGTTCTCTCGTGGGGATCTTGCTTCTATCAATTATCTGTTGAACTGCCTCAATGAATTTTCCTGCTGCTCAGGGTTGACAGTCAATCTAAATAAATCAAATCTCTACCTAGCAGGGATGAAAGGCTCGGATCTGGATGAGGTGCTGAGGTTTTCTAGTATGAAATTGGGGGATTTTCCTTTTAGATACTTGGGAATTCCTCTGCTGTCTACAAGGCTGAATTCAGTTCACTATAGACCCCTCATCGACAACATATCCAATTTGCTCAGGTGTTGGCCAAGTCACACGTTATCTTATGCTGGCAGGCTTAAGATTATTAATTCAGTTGTGCAGGGCATGGAATGCTTTTGGCTTGCGATATTCCGATTCCTCTga